Genomic window (Lampris incognitus isolate fLamInc1 chromosome 3, fLamInc1.hap2, whole genome shotgun sequence):
ATTCTTGACAATGCACAGCcccgccgcacacacacacacacacacacacacacacacacacactggcttggGCTCAAATTTGCATCATACTCAAAAGGTTTCTTCTGccagcagcaacacaactcatctgAACCTGCACAGCCGTGCGTTCGATACCACAGCCGTGTAAAAACCTCCTTTCCTCCCCTGCAGAACATCATCAAGAAGGTGATCGGCCAGAAGTTCGTCTACAAGTTTGTGTCGTTCCCCGAGATCCTGAAGATGGACCCGGGCGGCAGTGGAGGTGGGGCGGTGCGGCGAGGAGGCCGGCGGCGGCGGGCTGTCCGAGGGCGAGGGCGAGGAGGACGGGGGACTCCGCAGCGGACGGAACGAGTACCTGCGCTCGGGGCTGTACTCCTCCTTCACCGTCAGCTCCCTCCAGCATTCCCTAGACCTGCCCCGCCTCATCAAGGCGGAGCCCCGGGCGGATCACCACGACGACAGCGCCTCCGTCATCCGCTTCGTACCGAACCGTGACCCCACGGGCAGGGCGCTGCCACCTACCCCGCCGACTCCTCCGACGCCCCTGCCGACGGCGACCGACGGCCTCCACTCGTCCAAGCTCTCCCCCCAGCAGGTCCGCCcaccctcctgctcctcctctccaCCTCAGAGCCCCGCCCACACACTGTGGAGGGGGCGGAGTCCCGTCGATGAGACCGACGACTCGGAGCAGAACAGTCAGCCGCTCAATCTGTCGTCCGGTCACAGAGACAGAGAACGCTCAGTGAGCACATCCACTCCAGAGAGGCGGGGCCTAACCAATGGCTTCACCTCAAAGAACAGGAAGCCCAAAGGCTTGGAGATCTCCGCCCCCTCCCACCTCTTGACAGGAAGTGACATCGGGTCCATCGCGCTCAACAGCCCGGCGCTGCCCTCAGGGTCCCTTACACCAGCTTTTTTTACTGCGCAGGtagagcaccacacacacacacacacacacacacacacacacacacacacacacacacacacacacacacaggtagacccCAACCAACAGACACAACACATAAAGGAATATACACCctaatatgaacacacacacacacacacacacacacacacacacaggtagacccCAGTCAACAGACACAACAAAGAACATACACCctaatatgaacacacacacacacacacacacacacacacacacacacacacacacacacacacacacacacacacaggtagacccCAGTCAACAGACACAACACATAAAGGAATATACACCctaatatgaacacacacacacacacacacacacacacacacacaagcattaacagactctaacacacacacacacacacacacacacacacacacacacacacacacacacaggtagacccCAGTCAACAGACACAACACATAAAGGAACATACACTctaatatgaacacacacacacacacacacacacacacacacacacacacacacacacacacacacacacacacacacacacacacacacacacacacacaggtagacccCAGTCAACAGACACAACACATAAAGGAACATACACCCTGAtctgaacatacacacacacacacacacacacacacacacacacacacacacacacacacacacacacacacacacaggtagacccCAGTCAACAGACACAACACATAAAGGAACATACACTctaatatgaacacacacacacacacacacacacacacacacacacacacacacacacacacacacaggtagacccCAGTCAACAGACACAACACATAAAGGAACATACACCctaatatgaacacacacacacacacacacacacacacacacacacacacacacacacacacacacacacacacacacacacaggtagacccCAGTCAACAGACACAACACATAAAGGAACATACACCctaatatgaacacacacacacacacacacacacacacacacacacacacacaggtagacccCAGTCAACAGACACAACACATAAAGGAACATACACCctaatatgaacacacacacacacacacacacacacacacacacacacacacacacacacacaggtagacccCAGTCAACAGACACAACACATAAAGGAACATGCACCCTGAtctgaacatacacacacacacacacaagcattaacacactctaacacacacacacacacacacacacacacacacacacacacacacaagcattaacacactctctcacacacacacacacacacacacacacacacacacacacacacacacacacacacaggtagacccCAGTCAACAGACACAATACATAAAGGAACATACACCctaatatgaacacacacacacacacacacacacacacaggtagacccCAGTCAACAGACACAATACATAAAGGAACATACACCCTGAtctgaacatacacacacacacacacacacacacacacacacacacacacacacacacacacacacacacacacacacacacacacacacacaggtagacccCAGTCAACAGACACAATACATAAAGGAACATACACCCTGAtctgaacatacacacacacacacacaagcattaacacactctaacacacacacacacacacacacacacacacacacacacacacacacacacaagcattaacacactctctcacacacacacacacacacacacacacacacacacacacacacacacacacacacacacacacacacacacacacacaggtagacccCAGTCAACAGACACAACACATAAAGGAACATACACCCTGatatgaacatacacacacacacacacacacacacaagcattaacacactctctcacacacacacacacacacgcacacacacacaaagatgcaaaCACATATTCGCAATGAAGCATACAGACACAACTACAAAGACGGaaaacagtcacacacacacacacacgccacacacacacacgtgtgtgtacagacaaccacacacgccacacacacacacacggaaacaagGACTGCTCTGAGTTAAGATAAACAAACGGGGAAGGTGGGAGGAGGAGAGCCCCGTGGAAAGgtaggcgagggggggggggagggggggatgattTAGCCGGACGGGCCCTCCGGCTGAGAGGAGGAGAGTTTGtgaaggggagaaaaaaagaagagttgTGGAAAGGgaggagtggggtggggggtggggggggtggaaagAGGTGAGCGGAAACAGGGGAGGGCGGGGTGGTCCGTAAGTGAAGCCACATGTTCCCAAATCTCCTCGTCTCGCTGGCGTGTGGCTGGATCCTTCTCCGTCAACAGCCCGGACCGCATTAGCGTGTCCGCCGTCCGGCCCACACCGCCCCTGCGGCGCTCCTCGCGGCCGCCGGCCGACAGGCCGCGgtcccggggatcgaacccacaAACCAACGGCCGCTCGCTACGAAGACGACCCGGCCTGCCGATCCTCCCGACACACCGGCAGATTACAGCGACGTTATTATTCATATCGTTACGCTTGGGGAGTTAGCGCCAGAAGAGATACAAGAGATACGGGGCGTccgaggtggcgtggcggtctgttccgtggcCTACCgccacggggctcgccggttcgaatccccgtgttacctccggcttggttgggcctcCTTaccgacacaactggccgtgtccacgggtgggaagccggatgtgggtatgtttcctggtcgctgcactagcgcctcctctggtcgatcggtcgtggcgcctgttcaggggggggaggggggaactggggggggaatagcgtgatcctcccacgcgctacgtccccccaggcgaaactcctcactgtcaggtgaaaagaagcgggctggcgactccacgtgtatcggaggaggcgtaggggtcgtctgcagccctccccggatcggcggagggggcggagcggcgaccgggacgggtcggaagagtggggtagtaattggacgggtagaattgcggagaaaaaggaggagaaatcccccctctccccccacccccccgaaaaagaaaagaaagtaaatGTGATTTGTAGCTCAAATTGCCGTGTTTGGAGCTGCCTGACCTAAATGGAGTTCGCCAACTCGGTGTCTCGTAAAGAGGCGTTTACAAGAGGGCACCCCCCCACTCGTTCTCCCTCCTTTGGCTATGGTAGTCATGATTTTCactaaaataacacacacacagtcacacacacacacacacacggtcacagAGCCCAGCAGGAGTGGATGACGGCATGCGCTCTAACTACATACCACGCCGTGTGGTCGGCACTTATTTTCCTTCAAGACTTTACCGTCCTCTTTCTAATGTGTTCCTCCTTCCACTTGCTTCTCTTCTTCCTGCTCCGTTTAGACTCCTTCTGGACTCCTGCTCACTCCCAGCCCTCTGCTCTCCAGCATCCACTTCTGGAGCAGCCTGAGCCCAGTTGGACCCCTGAGCCCGGCACGCCTACAGGGCCACGGACCCCTGtttcaggtaacacacacacacacacacacacacacacacgatcacacgttttattctttttttggcttttcccactttttctccccaattgtatccggccgattaccccgctcttccgagccgtcccggtcgctgctccacccccctctgccgatccggggagggctgcagactaccacatgcctcctcccatacatgtggagtcgccagccgcttcttttcacctgacagtgaggagtttcaccagggggacgtagcgcgtgggaggatcacgctcgtcccccccagttccccctcccccctgaacaggcgtcctgaccgaccagaagaggcgctagtgcagcgatcaggacacacgcccacatccggcttcccaccctcagacacagccaactgtgtttgtagggacgcccgaccaagccggaggtaacacggggatttgaaccggcgatccctgtgttggtaggcaacgtaatagactggATCACACGttttaaacacatacacacatctaaaacatacacacacacacagacataaaacaaatgcaaccacacacacattttaaacatacacaaaaatactgtacatatgtacacacagacacacacacacgtgcatgaacACTTGCATAACACAAAGGAACAGAAacgcacacataacacacacatacgtgcagatacacactcacacacactgattAACATACAAGAGGTTAAAATGCGGTGCGGTGCGTACTGTAATCCCCGGTTTTTCttcttcgtttgtttgttttgaggggAGGTTGTGCTTTCCAACATCGCCTACACAGATTAAGTCTACTTCGGTCCCCTCTCGGCTTTAATTAGATTCCTCCGTCCGTTTCATCCTCTGGCTTCCAGTATTATGACAGTGAAAACAAAATTCATAAACCTGAGCTGTTACATGAGCGGCGCGGCTGCCATGGGGTGCCGAGGGCTTCAGACGGCCCAGACAGCGAGAGAGTCAAGGTTAAGGAGGACGCCATTACATCTGACATGTTTAGGCATTCGGCTGCCACTCAGGATGAGCATCAAAACCGGTTTTCAGATTCCAGGAATTCGACTCGGCGCCATAACCGAGTAAGGCTCGGTTCATGAATTGTGAGCAACCACAGACATTTtccaataaaaaagaaaaaaatctgacCGCAcaactctctccgtctcttccagGGCGATTTAAATCGAATGAATTATTCCTGAATCATTATAATTGGCGAACAACCGGAAGTCAGGGGCGCACACGCCTCTCAAAACCATCCCTGAAATCAAACTGTGACGCAACGGCTGAGGCCGAATACTAAGGAAGTAAATGGCAGAGAGGTTCGAGTTTAAGTGGAcggggcggggtggggtgggggtattaGCAGAGACGGGGTCGGGTTTGGCTGATGAAAACTCAAGACGAGAAACGTTCCCCGGGGGTCTGAAAACGAGGCCGGAACCCAACGTCCCGTGTTGTAGCGCACGGCGGGAGATTGGTGTGACTCCGCCGTCTTCAGCGGCGCCTTGTAAGGCGCGTGTGGTCTGTGACGTTTAAAAGAAAAGCCGATCCGCTAGGAAGACAGATAACGGTACGAAATAAAGACGGGGGTGAAtgattgtgtaaaaaaaaaaaaaccccaaacagctCATTCGACTAAGATATCCGTCTTGGAAACGAATCAGAGTTGCGCAATCGCGGAGGATTTTTACCCGGATGTAGTTTTAATGCTCTGACGTCACTTCCTTTAGCGCACGGCCGGTAGAACTGGGAGTACCGGGACGGCAGCTCGTTACGTCAAGCGTTTTCTCTTTTAAAGGACACTTCATACCTTCCCAGTCACTTTCCCACATCTTGTCTGTGGAAGTCGATTTGGACCTTATTGTCTCCTCTGTGTTAAAGAGGGGACTCCGGTGGCGTTTCTCAGCATCGAGTCTTACGTAGGGGAGAGCGCGTCGCTCCTCCGGCAGACTGCGTGGCGCCTCCTAGTGGCTTTACAGCAAACATACAGAAACGTTCACCGCCGTGTGACTAAAATGGCCAAACACACCTGAAACTTCTCCGACAGACTCTCCACATCACCTGACACGTGCGTTTACACCCCATCTGCGGCTGCTTTCAAACGATTCCTGCCTGACACACTGTTAATTCCTTCTCTCATAACTGGTTCTTCATAACGGGATCCCTCCGACAGATTTGTTGCTTCGAGTTGCTTCCctgcttttgtgtttgtgtgtgtgtgagggtgcatatgtttttgcatgtgtgtgtgtgtgtgtgtgtgtgtgtggcagactG
Coding sequences:
- the elk3 gene encoding LOW QUALITY PROTEIN: ETS domain-containing protein Elk-3 (The sequence of the model RefSeq protein was modified relative to this genomic sequence to represent the inferred CDS: deleted 1 base in 1 codon), which encodes MSVCAAEKPQQHNSSEPAQPCVRYHSRVKTSFPPLQNIIKKVIGQKFVYKFVSFPEILKMDPAAVEVGRCGEEAGGGGLSEGEGEEDGGLRSGRNEYLRSGLYSSFTVSSLQHSLDLPRLIKAEPRADHHDDSASVIRFVPNRDPTGRALPPTPPTPPTPLPTATDGLHSSKLSPQQVRPPSCSSSPPQSPAHTLWRGRSPVDETDDSEQNSQPLNLSSGHRDRERSVSTSTPERRGLTNGFTSKNRKPKGLEISAPSHLLTGSDIGSIALNSPALPSGSLTPAFFTAQTPSGLLLTPSPLLSSIHFWSSLSPVGPLSPARLQGHGPLFQFPTLLNGPIPVPLPGLDTASPLLLSPGPHKS